A section of the Pedobacter sp. HDW13 genome encodes:
- a CDS encoding WcaF family extracellular polysaccharide biosynthesis acetyltransferase, which produces MLKTQLHKNFDTGDFKVGANTLKQLLWYFTDILFFKSHIIPVSSILVVLLRLFGAKIGKEVRIKPGIHIKYPWKLEIGDYSWLADCYIENLDRVIIGKNCCISQRAVLITGNHNYSSTNFDLMVAPIILAEGTWIGAAAKVCPGVTLHSHAVLTMGSVATKDLSAYAIYQGNPAIKIKERDIKK; this is translated from the coding sequence TTGCTAAAAACCCAGCTTCACAAAAATTTCGATACCGGCGATTTTAAGGTAGGTGCAAATACCTTAAAGCAATTGTTGTGGTATTTTACGGATATTTTGTTTTTTAAAAGCCACATTATACCTGTTAGTTCAATACTTGTGGTCTTGTTGCGGCTTTTTGGTGCTAAAATAGGCAAAGAAGTACGCATTAAACCGGGTATTCATATTAAATATCCTTGGAAACTTGAAATTGGCGATTATAGCTGGCTTGCCGATTGTTATATTGAAAATTTAGACCGGGTTATTATAGGCAAAAACTGCTGCATATCACAGCGGGCTGTGCTTATTACCGGTAACCATAACTATAGCAGTACAAATTTTGACTTGATGGTAGCGCCTATCATTTTAGCGGAAGGCACCTGGATTGGAGCCGCAGCTAAAGTTTGTCCGGGGGTAACGCTGCACAGCCATGCTGTTTTAACAATGGGTAGCGTGGCTACAAAGGATTTATCCGCTTATGCCATTTATCAGGGTAATCCGGCAATAAAAATTAAAGAACGCGATATTAAAAAGTAA
- the xrtY gene encoding exosortase Y, with product MTQEEAKKQANKKAIKFVIALFVLYIVFSQGNLFMNSVMTPGSKYYNAYISAHFNYIQGLKSALIIPAVWIIKLFGFYAIHNEMDVMVVAGPYLRVNYSCLGLGVMSFLSAFVLAFPASWKSTLKMLVIGLIAIYILNVLRIAGLGVLLGFFKSQRHNFTYHHEVFNIIVYICVFTMLYFWIKKNNKPVVTGH from the coding sequence ATGACTCAGGAAGAAGCTAAAAAACAGGCTAATAAAAAGGCCATTAAATTTGTAATCGCATTGTTTGTGCTCTATATCGTGTTTAGCCAGGGCAACCTGTTTATGAACAGCGTTATGACCCCGGGATCGAAGTATTACAATGCTTATATTTCAGCACATTTTAACTACATTCAAGGTCTAAAATCGGCATTGATTATACCTGCAGTTTGGATTATTAAACTCTTCGGTTTTTATGCTATCCATAACGAAATGGATGTAATGGTAGTTGCAGGGCCATACTTAAGGGTCAATTATTCTTGTTTGGGTTTGGGCGTAATGAGTTTCTTGTCGGCATTTGTGCTTGCCTTTCCAGCTTCGTGGAAATCAACCCTTAAGATGCTTGTGATTGGTCTTATTGCCATCTATATCCTAAACGTGTTGAGGATAGCCGGCCTTGGAGTGCTACTAGGTTTCTTTAAATCGCAGCGGCATAACTTTACTTATCACCACGAAGTTTTTAATATCATTGTATATATCTGCGTATTTACCATGTTATATTTCTGGATTAAAAAGAACAATAAACCAGTTGTAACCGGGCATTAA
- a CDS encoding glycosyltransferase family 2 protein: protein MNEKFSFIILTFNEEIHLARLLESIKNLNAQTFILDSYSTDKTLEIAANYDAEVLQNPFENHPKQWDFALKNFKVTTPWTIGLDADQTVTPELFEMLDNFNDDEHTGINGIYLNRKNFFQGSWIRFGTFYPFYLLKMFRTGIGFSDLSENMDHRFIVPGKTEIWKKGWILEENLKENDIAFWKSKHERYSDLIAQEEIERMQKLRIQSIKPNLLGNPDEKRAWLKRLWWKLPLGFRPYLYFGYRMFFKLGIFEGATGIKFHYLQSFWFRQLVDKKIKALQKTNK from the coding sequence ATGAACGAAAAATTCAGCTTCATCATACTAACTTTCAATGAAGAAATTCATTTAGCCAGGCTACTGGAATCTATTAAAAACCTCAATGCCCAAACATTTATTTTAGATAGCTATAGTACTGATAAAACACTTGAAATTGCAGCTAATTATGATGCAGAAGTACTACAAAACCCTTTCGAAAACCATCCAAAACAGTGGGATTTTGCCTTAAAAAACTTCAAAGTAACTACACCTTGGACCATTGGCCTGGATGCTGACCAGACTGTTACCCCTGAACTTTTTGAAATGCTAGATAATTTCAATGATGACGAGCACACGGGCATTAATGGCATTTATTTAAACCGCAAAAATTTCTTTCAGGGGAGCTGGATCAGGTTTGGCACTTTCTATCCATTTTACCTTTTAAAAATGTTTAGAACGGGGATTGGTTTTTCTGACCTGAGCGAAAATATGGATCACCGTTTTATTGTCCCTGGTAAAACCGAAATATGGAAAAAAGGCTGGATATTGGAAGAAAACCTAAAAGAAAATGATATTGCTTTCTGGAAATCGAAACACGAACGATACAGCGATTTGATTGCTCAGGAAGAAATAGAAAGAATGCAAAAATTAAGGATTCAGAGTATTAAGCCAAATTTACTCGGGAACCCTGACGAAAAGCGGGCATGGCTAAAACGCTTATGGTGGAAACTCCCACTTGGCTTTCGGCCTTATCTTTATTTTGGTTACCGAATGTTTTTTAAACTGGGTATATTTGAAGGTGCCACAGGTATTAAATTTCATTATCTGCAGAGCTTCTGGTTTAGGCAGCTGGTAGATAAAAAGATTAAAGCTTTGCAAAAAACAAACAAATAA
- a CDS encoding XrtY-associated glycosyltransferase XYAG1 has protein sequence MINITSSLKIIHITASYKPAYIYGGPIQSVGKLCEVLSGDKRIAVLKEEILRCTQDDKLGIQNGNPSNQDDKYSAEDGKRVNVKVITTTANGTKELDVKTGVPVLIEGVPVTYFKRWTKDHSHFSPGLLWRLRKTLRQAQGDKIVVHIHAWWNLVSILSCFIAKWYKIRVVLSPRGMLTSYTLANRNSLSKKLIHKLLGKNLLKYCHIHATSEQEKADILKIVKPKSIRVIPNLVSLPSQVGSPYQVASIKNQDEDCFKLIFLSRIEEKKGLELLFNALATVDIAWKLTIAGSGEEKYLQDLKLLANKLKLGDNIYWIGQVSNEDKYTLIAAHDLLVLTSYNENFANVVVESFSVGTPVLISEYVGLAEYVKDNELGWVTSLETNEIKNNIISAYQNPEKRQKISDIAPSTIREDFNDEVLANRYLEFYNTI, from the coding sequence TTGATTAATATCACTTCATCATTGAAAATCATCCACATTACAGCTTCTTATAAACCAGCCTATATTTATGGTGGCCCTATACAAAGTGTTGGGAAGTTGTGTGAGGTCCTGTCGGGCGATAAGCGTATAGCGGTTTTAAAGGAAGAGATTCTTCGTTGCACTCAGGATGACAAACTAGGTATTCAGAATGGCAACCCCAGCAATCAGGATGACAAATATAGTGCTGAGGATGGCAAGCGTGTCAATGTAAAGGTGATTACAACTACGGCAAATGGTACAAAGGAGTTGGATGTAAAAACTGGTGTTCCTGTTTTGATTGAAGGAGTACCTGTTACTTATTTTAAAAGATGGACTAAAGATCATAGTCATTTTTCGCCGGGATTGTTGTGGAGATTAAGAAAGACCCTTCGACAGGCTCAGGGCGACAAAATAGTCGTCCATATCCATGCCTGGTGGAATTTGGTTTCGATTCTGAGCTGCTTTATTGCTAAATGGTATAAGATTCGCGTGGTGCTATCTCCCCGAGGGATGCTTACCTCTTACACGCTTGCTAACCGCAATTCTTTATCAAAGAAACTGATTCACAAATTATTGGGTAAAAACCTGTTAAAATATTGCCACATCCATGCTACCAGCGAGCAAGAAAAAGCTGATATTTTAAAAATTGTAAAGCCGAAAAGTATCAGGGTGATTCCGAATTTGGTGAGTTTACCATCGCAAGTGGGGAGTCCGTATCAAGTAGCAAGTATTAAGAATCAAGATGAGGATTGTTTTAAGCTTATTTTTCTTTCGCGCATTGAAGAAAAGAAAGGACTTGAACTTTTATTTAACGCACTAGCAACTGTTGATATCGCCTGGAAATTAACTATCGCGGGTTCTGGTGAAGAAAAATACTTACAAGACCTAAAGCTTTTGGCTAACAAGCTAAAACTAGGCGATAACATTTATTGGATTGGACAGGTAAGCAACGAGGATAAATATACCCTAATCGCCGCACATGATTTATTGGTACTTACTTCTTACAATGAAAATTTTGCCAATGTTGTTGTAGAAAGCTTTAGTGTTGGTACACCAGTACTCATTAGTGAATATGTGGGCCTAGCTGAGTACGTTAAAGATAATGAACTTGGCTGGGTGACAAGTCTGGAAACTAACGAGATAAAAAACAATATTATTTCAGCATACCAAAATCCAGAAAAAAGGCAAAAAATCAGCGATATTGCTCCATCCACCATCAGGGAAGATTTTAATGATGAGGTATTGGCAAATCGATATCTCGAATTTTATAATACTATATAA
- a CDS encoding exosortase Y-associated Wzy-like protein — protein sequence MQNNNPTKLILTLYFPVLISYILINSPIISYFVSWFGSLFIFYTTILSPAAIIKTDVPIHKQIMRPIFLLQLIFAGFMCVTSIFYFMDHLGYRYFTEVNYGAQFKESEQTALIASCQRMSLLAHAALVSGILLVQKDNIKVKSIKTFDGDDFLIWLGIIVFGIGSITQRFPGLSQIAIPLTIVGISCAAVLFVKGFNTKNIKYLGIGATIFILNFIHASLSGYKEPIIINIIVIACVFFPYYKKLILYLAIPTAYVLLYFLPTYNNTVRQSWNGEVSAEEAQNQAFENLDSKNEEQIENTNWGFMTKRLSEIEMFTQFVDYVPGHRPHYGWEIVENSLEGLIPRVFWLGKPNMETVSMQRVYDAGVAHRMSSVSAKTRPIVDAYLSFGIPGVFFFMLIYGMLVQHLSDKAEEIFGGYELGCVIMFNSIFQGLWRGNNFEFMFNNIFWGYIIMWMLFALLRTIKVLKPTFD from the coding sequence ATGCAAAATAACAACCCAACTAAACTGATCCTGACCTTATACTTCCCTGTACTCATCTCCTATATATTGATCAATAGTCCAATCATCTCTTATTTTGTTTCCTGGTTTGGGTCACTTTTTATCTTTTATACCACTATACTCTCGCCTGCTGCGATTATTAAAACTGATGTTCCTATCCATAAACAAATCATGCGACCCATATTTCTTCTACAACTTATTTTTGCAGGTTTTATGTGCGTTACTTCTATATTTTACTTTATGGACCATTTGGGTTACCGGTATTTTACGGAAGTTAATTATGGAGCACAGTTTAAAGAAAGCGAGCAAACGGCACTGATAGCCAGCTGCCAACGGATGAGTCTATTGGCCCATGCTGCGTTGGTTAGCGGCATACTTTTAGTACAAAAAGATAATATAAAAGTTAAGAGCATAAAAACCTTTGATGGTGATGATTTCCTCATCTGGCTCGGCATCATTGTATTTGGAATTGGATCAATAACGCAACGTTTCCCAGGACTTAGCCAAATTGCCATTCCCCTTACCATCGTTGGTATATCCTGTGCAGCGGTGTTATTTGTTAAAGGGTTTAATACCAAAAATATTAAATACCTCGGCATTGGTGCCACTATTTTCATTCTTAACTTCATTCATGCCTCTCTTTCAGGATATAAAGAGCCTATTATTATCAATATCATTGTTATTGCTTGCGTATTTTTTCCTTATTACAAGAAATTGATTCTCTACTTAGCTATTCCCACAGCTTATGTGTTGCTTTATTTCTTACCAACTTATAACAATACTGTTAGACAAAGCTGGAATGGTGAAGTAAGTGCTGAGGAAGCACAAAACCAGGCTTTTGAAAATCTGGATTCGAAAAACGAGGAACAAATTGAAAATACGAACTGGGGCTTCATGACAAAACGCTTGAGTGAAATAGAAATGTTTACACAGTTTGTAGATTATGTACCTGGTCACCGTCCACACTACGGCTGGGAAATAGTTGAAAATTCTTTAGAAGGGTTGATTCCAAGAGTTTTCTGGCTAGGAAAACCCAATATGGAAACGGTTTCTATGCAAAGGGTTTATGATGCTGGAGTAGCACACAGAATGTCGAGTGTTTCGGCTAAAACACGCCCTATAGTTGATGCTTATTTAAGTTTCGGCATTCCTGGAGTTTTCTTTTTTATGTTGATCTATGGTATGCTGGTACAGCATTTGTCTGATAAAGCTGAAGAAATATTCGGAGGCTATGAACTAGGTTGCGTAATTATGTTTAATAGTATTTTCCAAGGTCTTTGGCGGGGAAATAACTTCGAGTTTATGTTCAATAATATTTTCTGGGGTTATATAATTATGTGGATGCTTTTTGCTTTACTTAGAACGATAAAGGTATTAAAACCAACATTTGATTAA
- a CDS encoding glycosyltransferase family 4 protein, translated as MHKVEKLAIIVSHPIQYYAPVFQFLAKKVKLKVFYTAGDRSSKTFDNGFKKEIQWDIPLLTEYDFQFLENTVKDSETHHFTSIINPNAVKEIDNYAPTKILVYGWAYESHLKLLRHYHNRVPIYFRGDSTLLDHQTSIKRWTRNIFLKWVYRHIDFAFYVGQANKAYFKKVGLLDPQLIFVPHAIDNERFAENRSIEARSLRAKLSITPDEILILFAGKLEPKKNPELILDAFIDLDLKNAHLLFVGNGVLEERLKGKVASFDYARDDKQGKSTRDDLKRRIHFMDFQNQTVMPVVYQACDLFCLPSQGPGETWGLVVNEAMAAGKAVLVSDKVGCAADLVKPMINGATFESGDLSDLKQKLRILIENKSKLAQMGLASHQTIQEWSFEKQVIAIVDTIQNKHAK; from the coding sequence ATGCACAAAGTAGAAAAGTTAGCGATTATTGTTAGTCACCCTATACAGTATTACGCACCCGTATTTCAATTTTTAGCTAAAAAAGTTAAGCTCAAAGTATTTTATACTGCTGGTGATCGTTCATCAAAAACATTTGATAACGGCTTTAAAAAAGAAATTCAATGGGACATTCCACTGTTAACGGAATATGATTTCCAATTTTTGGAGAATACGGTAAAAGACTCTGAAACGCATCACTTCACATCAATTATCAATCCAAATGCAGTAAAAGAAATTGACAATTACGCACCTACCAAAATACTCGTCTATGGTTGGGCATATGAAAGCCATCTCAAACTACTCAGGCATTATCACAACCGCGTTCCGATTTATTTCAGGGGCGATTCCACACTTTTAGATCATCAAACCAGCATTAAACGTTGGACGAGAAATATATTTTTAAAGTGGGTGTATCGCCATATCGATTTTGCATTTTATGTGGGCCAAGCGAATAAAGCTTATTTTAAAAAAGTTGGATTATTAGATCCACAGTTAATTTTCGTACCGCACGCGATCGATAATGAAAGATTTGCAGAAAATAGAAGTATAGAGGCTAGATCATTAAGAGCTAAGCTTAGCATAACTCCTGATGAAATATTAATTCTTTTCGCTGGCAAATTAGAGCCCAAAAAAAATCCTGAACTTATATTAGATGCTTTTATAGATCTTGATTTGAAAAATGCACATTTACTTTTTGTTGGAAATGGGGTGTTGGAGGAGCGGTTAAAAGGGAAAGTTGCGTCCTTCGACTACGCTCGGGATGACAAACAAGGCAAGAGCACACGAGACGACCTAAAAAGGCGAATTCATTTTATGGATTTCCAGAATCAAACCGTAATGCCGGTTGTTTACCAGGCTTGTGATTTATTCTGTTTACCTTCGCAGGGACCTGGTGAAACCTGGGGATTGGTCGTTAACGAGGCTATGGCAGCTGGTAAAGCGGTATTGGTATCGGATAAGGTTGGCTGTGCAGCTGATCTGGTTAAACCTATGATTAATGGTGCAACATTTGAATCGGGTGATTTATCTGATCTTAAACAAAAACTTAGGATACTCATTGAAAATAAAAGTAAATTAGCTCAAATGGGATTGGCTTCACATCAAACTATCCAGGAATGGTCGTTTGAAAAACAAGTGATAGCGATTGTTGATACTATACAGAATAAACATGCAAAATAA
- a CDS encoding methyltransferase domain-containing protein, protein MSLYVQYGCGFSAPKNWKNYDSSPTLRFERTWLIGKLYQKNSQPFPENVLYGDIVKGLPEQENTCDGLYCSHVLEHLSYQDFQAALKNTYHILKPRGTFRCVVPDLKFAIEKYLKDYDSVENPSSEFMRRTLLGKEKRSRGLTGIIKDYVGNSKHLWMWDEKSLMSELEKSGFKNCRICFFNDSKDDHFKFVEEADRFNEAVAIECTK, encoded by the coding sequence ATGTCGTTATACGTACAATATGGCTGCGGTTTTAGCGCTCCCAAAAACTGGAAAAATTACGATTCGTCTCCTACTTTGAGATTCGAAAGAACTTGGCTGATTGGCAAACTTTACCAGAAGAATAGTCAACCTTTTCCCGAAAATGTGCTTTACGGAGATATTGTAAAGGGTTTGCCCGAACAAGAAAACACCTGCGACGGGCTTTATTGTTCGCACGTTCTAGAACATTTATCTTACCAAGATTTTCAGGCGGCGCTAAAAAACACATATCACATTTTAAAACCTCGGGGAACTTTTAGGTGCGTGGTACCAGATTTGAAATTTGCGATAGAAAAGTATTTGAAAGACTATGACTCCGTAGAAAATCCATCATCAGAATTCATGCGAAGGACGTTATTGGGCAAAGAAAAAAGAAGCAGAGGTTTAACCGGCATAATTAAAGACTACGTAGGCAACTCCAAGCATTTGTGGATGTGGGATGAAAAATCGCTGATGTCTGAACTGGAAAAAAGCGGATTTAAAAACTGTAGAATCTGCTTTTTTAACGATAGCAAAGACGACCATTTTAAATTTGTTGAAGAAGCCGATCGCTTTAATGAGGCTGTAGCAATAGAATGCACAAAGTAG
- a CDS encoding FkbM family methyltransferase — MIGNFKIECDPTTWIGSKIVYTGDYEASLKQVFSSYIAKNDYVLDIGANIGFHTLYFAELVGQSGKVTAFEPIPFNYSALIRNISLNNFPQITPQNIALSNKNETFKITADAASNNPGSFNLFEKNGDVTVDCKIGDEFLIDEKINFIKIDVEGYEAFVIAGLMRSITKNLPYLVFEYDQDYHLKTGFEPNYIFNLLKPLGYQFYLIKRTEQTVINNLVQLLSGNILAKPPKK; from the coding sequence TTGATTGGGAATTTCAAAATTGAATGTGATCCAACAACATGGATTGGTTCTAAAATCGTATACACTGGTGATTATGAAGCCTCGCTGAAACAAGTTTTCAGTTCGTACATTGCTAAAAACGACTATGTGCTAGATATTGGTGCAAACATCGGATTTCATACCTTATATTTTGCAGAACTGGTTGGGCAATCGGGCAAGGTAACTGCATTTGAGCCCATACCATTTAATTACAGCGCATTAATTCGTAATATCAGCTTAAATAATTTCCCTCAAATTACCCCACAAAACATTGCGCTGAGCAATAAAAACGAAACATTTAAAATTACAGCGGATGCTGCCAGTAATAACCCTGGATCATTTAATCTATTCGAAAAAAATGGAGATGTGACTGTCGATTGTAAAATTGGCGATGAATTTTTAATTGATGAAAAAATCAACTTTATCAAAATTGATGTAGAAGGCTATGAAGCATTTGTAATTGCAGGATTGATGCGGTCGATTACCAAAAATTTGCCGTATCTGGTTTTTGAATACGATCAGGATTACCATTTAAAAACGGGATTTGAGCCTAATTATATTTTCAATTTATTGAAGCCCTTAGGCTACCAATTTTATTTGATCAAAAGAACAGAACAAACTGTGATCAATAATCTGGTTCAATTGTTATCGGGAAATATTTTAGCGAAACCACCTAAAAAGTAA
- a CDS encoding glycosyltransferase produces the protein MQRVRMSLPYFKDLGWEPEVITVDEKYFDVVKDGLLLGSIPSDIVIHKVGALPKKWTSKFGLGSLALRSLWSFRKKGSQLLKSGLFDLVYFSTTQFPVCILGNYWKKKFGIPYIIDMQDPWHSTYYLDKPKSQQPPKYWFSYRLNKYLEPIAMKNVDGVISVSRDYIETLESRYPWLKNKPSKVITFGSFELDFEIAEKNKSKLQLVYPIDKNQINLIYIGRGGYDIRPAIKLLFEELLAIKETNPVIFSLLHLHFIGTSYAPNGTGTPTIAPTAQEMDLGEKVTEYTDRIGFYQSIRNLQEADGLLIVGSNDASYTASKLYPYIMAKKPLLALFHPKSEAATAIKDCHAGNLITLEQSSPAVKRIFEHYLEQVIEKKSPNTNWKEFEKYTAKSLTKKQVDVFDEVLELKHS, from the coding sequence ATGCAACGCGTGAGGATGAGCCTGCCATATTTCAAAGATTTGGGTTGGGAGCCGGAGGTGATTACAGTTGATGAGAAATATTTTGATGTAGTAAAGGACGGTCTTTTACTAGGGTCCATTCCTTCTGATATCGTTATCCATAAAGTGGGTGCGCTCCCTAAAAAATGGACCAGCAAATTTGGTTTGGGAAGCTTGGCACTCCGCTCTTTATGGTCTTTTAGAAAAAAAGGCAGTCAATTGCTTAAAAGTGGTCTCTTCGATCTTGTTTATTTTTCTACTACGCAGTTTCCAGTATGTATTTTAGGGAATTATTGGAAGAAAAAGTTTGGTATTCCATATATAATCGATATGCAAGATCCCTGGCATTCTACTTATTATTTGGATAAGCCAAAATCACAGCAACCGCCAAAGTATTGGTTCTCTTATCGTTTAAATAAATACTTGGAACCAATTGCCATGAAAAATGTAGATGGCGTCATCAGCGTATCTAGAGACTATATTGAAACGTTGGAAAGCAGATACCCTTGGTTAAAAAACAAACCTTCAAAGGTAATTACATTCGGTTCATTTGAGCTGGATTTTGAGATTGCCGAGAAAAATAAATCGAAGCTTCAATTGGTTTATCCAATTGATAAGAACCAAATTAACCTCATTTATATTGGTCGTGGCGGCTATGATATCCGTCCGGCAATTAAATTATTATTTGAAGAACTTTTAGCCATCAAAGAAACCAATCCGGTAATTTTTTCTCTTCTACATTTACATTTTATCGGTACAAGTTATGCCCCAAATGGAACCGGTACTCCCACCATAGCGCCTACCGCGCAAGAAATGGATTTGGGCGAAAAAGTTACGGAATATACCGATCGGATAGGTTTTTACCAAAGCATCAGAAATTTGCAGGAAGCGGATGGGTTGCTCATTGTCGGCTCGAATGATGCATCGTATACAGCTTCCAAACTTTACCCATACATAATGGCGAAAAAACCTTTACTTGCGCTTTTTCACCCAAAAAGTGAAGCGGCAACTGCGATTAAAGATTGTCATGCAGGGAATTTAATTACACTTGAACAATCTTCTCCAGCAGTAAAACGTATTTTTGAACATTATTTGGAACAGGTAATCGAGAAAAAATCTCCTAACACGAATTGGAAAGAGTTTGAAAAATATACAGCAAAATCTTTGACCAAAAAACAGGTAGATGTATTTGATGAAGTACTGGAATTGAAACATAGCTAA
- a CDS encoding glycosyltransferase family 4 protein, which translates to MKRVLLITSGQPSLNPRLVKEADALADAGYHVTVLYQYWNAWGTALDEELFPKKEWKAIRVNGDPVKQKTVYWLTRGIHKAARKMIRLVGLNPTIVIFALSRGTYGLTNKAKTIVADLYIAHNLAALPAAVKAASIHRAKCGFDAEDMHRYETHSKDLNFRLVKFVEEKYFPKTDYLSTSSPQIAKKYQELFPALTFHPILNVFPKNSFTNRAASSQPLKLFWFSQNVGLSRGLQDAIRSLKILEGFKIEFHILGFLSNTVKIVLDELIQSLAFANPPRINFHQPIASSKLAEFASQFNIGLATEPGFSINNHLALSNKLFTYLQAGLATVVTETIAQKEFINDHPSIGASYEIGNVQQLAEILLNYIQNPALLVQHQNEAYHLFEATLNWDEESEKFIAIVNKTLN; encoded by the coding sequence TTGAAAAGAGTATTGCTTATTACTTCTGGTCAGCCTTCCCTAAACCCAAGATTAGTTAAAGAAGCCGATGCACTTGCAGATGCTGGCTATCATGTAACAGTTCTTTATCAATATTGGAATGCATGGGGTACAGCGCTAGATGAGGAGCTCTTCCCTAAAAAAGAGTGGAAAGCCATACGTGTTAACGGGGATCCCGTTAAGCAAAAAACTGTTTATTGGCTAACAAGAGGCATACACAAAGCAGCAAGAAAAATGATTAGGCTAGTTGGATTAAATCCTACTATTGTTATTTTTGCGTTATCAAGAGGTACTTATGGGTTGACTAATAAAGCGAAGACCATTGTTGCCGACCTTTATATTGCCCATAACCTAGCGGCTTTACCCGCAGCAGTAAAAGCAGCCTCAATACACAGGGCAAAATGTGGATTTGATGCAGAAGACATGCATAGATATGAAACACATAGCAAAGATTTAAATTTTCGCCTCGTTAAATTTGTTGAAGAAAAATATTTTCCGAAAACAGATTACCTCAGTACAAGCAGCCCTCAAATTGCAAAAAAATACCAAGAGCTGTTTCCGGCGTTGACATTTCATCCCATTCTTAACGTATTTCCTAAAAACTCATTCACCAACCGTGCGGCTTCCAGCCAACCGCTAAAGCTGTTTTGGTTTAGCCAAAATGTTGGGCTTTCGCGTGGTTTGCAGGATGCTATAAGAAGCTTAAAAATACTTGAAGGGTTTAAAATTGAATTCCACATACTAGGTTTTTTAAGTAACACAGTTAAAATCGTTCTTGATGAACTTATTCAAAGTCTAGCATTTGCTAATCCACCACGTATCAACTTTCATCAACCGATTGCCTCTTCAAAACTTGCCGAATTTGCAAGCCAATTCAATATCGGATTAGCTACCGAGCCTGGTTTTTCGATCAACAACCATCTGGCGCTAAGCAATAAGCTGTTTACTTACCTACAAGCTGGTTTGGCCACAGTAGTTACAGAAACAATTGCTCAAAAAGAATTTATAAATGATCACCCATCAATAGGTGCCAGTTATGAGATTGGCAATGTTCAACAATTGGCTGAAATCCTATTAAATTATATTCAGAATCCAGCGCTCTTAGTTCAACATCAAAATGAAGCTTACCATTTGTTTGAAGCTACTTTAAATTGGGATGAGGAATCTGAGAAATTTATAGCTATCGTTAATAAAACACTTAATTGA